A stretch of the Marivirga tractuosa DSM 4126 genome encodes the following:
- a CDS encoding anti-sigma factor, whose protein sequence is MALEKLEQWLEKYWLGELSQVEEMQFKSELKANKGSLKGELKQMAEWFESHEEVKEHLRLDDDFDEKVMNKIHQKSQPKDSWNWMKVAASILVVFALGFFAWWMPQQQEQKQLAQQEEKAYKEAKATLELMASMMNHGKKHLSSLEMINTAQEKVKNTFQPDRKENKKEGQDG, encoded by the coding sequence ATGGCATTAGAAAAACTCGAACAATGGCTTGAAAAATACTGGCTGGGAGAACTCAGCCAAGTAGAGGAAATGCAGTTCAAAAGCGAACTGAAAGCCAATAAGGGAAGCCTTAAGGGTGAGCTTAAACAGATGGCTGAATGGTTTGAAAGCCATGAAGAAGTCAAAGAGCACTTAAGGTTGGATGATGATTTTGATGAAAAAGTTATGAACAAGATTCATCAAAAATCACAGCCAAAAGACAGCTGGAATTGGATGAAGGTTGCCGCCTCCATCTTGGTAGTATTCGCATTAGGTTTCTTCGCTTGGTGGATGCCACAGCAGCAAGAGCAAAAGCAATTGGCTCAGCAAGAAGAAAAAGCCTATAAAGAAGCAAAAGCTACTTTAGAGTTGATGGCTTCCATGATGAATCACGGAAAAAAGCATTTAAGCTCTCTTGAAATGATTAATACGGCACAAGAGAAAGTGAAAAACACTTTTCAACCGGATAGAAAAGAAAATAAAAAAGAAGGACAGGACGGATGA
- a CDS encoding RNA polymerase sigma factor, whose translation MSEENYFKNIYLSQKNKLFRFGFFFLKDEEEAKDATQEALIKIWDKRTDWESVDNPEAWAMQIVKNICLDRLRKKKTVQKHQDSLKLEKTFGQDPGTISLWQDQWKIMQEVMEQLSEKQKTVFILREVEGNSYQEIAETLEISEAQVKSDLFRSRKFLKASMQKINDHGIRKTRTMA comes from the coding sequence ATGAGCGAAGAAAACTACTTTAAAAATATCTACCTGAGCCAGAAAAATAAGCTCTTCCGCTTTGGCTTCTTTTTTCTGAAAGATGAGGAGGAAGCTAAGGATGCGACTCAAGAAGCTTTAATCAAGATTTGGGACAAGCGAACAGACTGGGAGTCTGTGGATAATCCCGAGGCTTGGGCAATGCAAATTGTGAAGAATATTTGCTTGGATAGATTACGGAAGAAGAAAACTGTCCAAAAGCATCAGGATTCGCTCAAATTGGAGAAGACTTTTGGACAAGACCCTGGCACAATTTCCCTTTGGCAAGACCAATGGAAAATTATGCAGGAAGTGATGGAGCAGTTGAGCGAAAAGCAAAAAACAGTCTTCATTTTAAGAGAAGTGGAAGGAAATAGTTATCAGGAAATAGCAGAGACTTTGGAAATATCCGAAGCACAAGTGAAATCTGATCTCTTTCGCTCAAGAAAATTTTTGAAAGCAAGCATGCAAAAAATAAATGACCATGGCATTAGAAAAACTCGAACAATGGCTTGA
- a CDS encoding pirin family protein: MSNISLIIEERAADIGNFMVGRLLPFKQKRAVGPFVFIDHMGPAALNDHENLDVPPHPHIGLSTLTYLFEGSIMHKDSIGSEVEIKPGAVNWMTAGKGVVHSERTPEYLRNSDKHLHGLQIWVALPKSLENSDPSFTHIDADKIPQWNEDGLEIKLIAGKAFGKESPVPVHSNLYFIEIKSSKAQKVNIGKDLFGESALYILEGNVKSEGNQYNPKQILIAKDSSLCQFEMDKNSTVYIFGGEPFPEERYINWNFVSSDKEVLRQARQDWIDKKFPKVPGDDGYVPYPTFKLK, from the coding sequence ATGTCAAATATTTCTTTAATAATAGAAGAACGCGCTGCTGATATCGGCAATTTTATGGTAGGCAGATTGCTGCCTTTCAAGCAAAAAAGAGCTGTCGGTCCTTTTGTTTTTATAGATCATATGGGACCTGCCGCTTTAAATGATCATGAAAACTTAGATGTTCCTCCACATCCCCATATTGGCTTATCGACCTTAACCTATCTATTTGAAGGGTCTATTATGCATAAAGACAGTATCGGGAGCGAAGTTGAAATTAAACCCGGAGCGGTCAATTGGATGACTGCTGGAAAGGGCGTTGTACATTCAGAACGAACACCAGAATATTTAAGAAATTCTGATAAGCATTTACACGGCTTACAAATTTGGGTAGCTCTCCCCAAAAGCCTGGAAAATTCAGATCCTTCCTTTACGCATATCGATGCAGATAAAATTCCACAATGGAATGAGGATGGCCTTGAAATCAAATTAATTGCTGGGAAAGCCTTTGGAAAGGAATCGCCTGTTCCCGTTCACAGCAATCTCTACTTTATTGAAATTAAAAGCAGCAAAGCGCAAAAAGTAAATATTGGCAAGGACCTGTTTGGCGAAAGTGCTTTGTATATTTTAGAAGGAAATGTAAAAAGCGAAGGCAATCAATACAATCCCAAGCAAATCTTAATAGCTAAAGATAGCTCCTTATGCCAATTTGAAATGGACAAAAATAGCACAGTCTACATCTTTGGAGGAGAGCCTTTTCCAGAGGAACGTTATATAAACTGGAATTTTGTTTCTTCAGATAAGGAGGTATTAAGGCAGGCTCGCCAAGACTGGATTGATAAAAAATTCCCGAAGGTTCCCGGAGATGACGGTTATGTACCGTATCCTACATTTAAATTAAAATGA
- a CDS encoding MarR family winged helix-turn-helix transcriptional regulator: MEIEKIINHQFQNESQKLIAELLYSANWLDNLITKALSPLDISFQQLNVLRIIHGQAENKANVQVIKDRMIDDRSNVSRLLNKLCEKGLTLKDRCTQDQRVVYIALTEKGKAVMKKGKEKMEQIQFSLDSKNLQKLNNLLEELRS, translated from the coding sequence ATGGAAATAGAAAAAATCATAAATCATCAGTTTCAAAATGAAAGTCAAAAACTTATTGCTGAATTATTATATTCAGCTAACTGGCTAGACAATCTGATCACTAAGGCTTTAAGCCCTTTGGATATTTCGTTCCAGCAGCTGAATGTACTGCGCATCATTCATGGGCAGGCGGAAAATAAAGCCAATGTGCAGGTCATTAAGGATAGAATGATTGATGACCGCTCCAATGTTTCCCGATTGCTCAATAAGCTATGCGAAAAGGGGCTTACTCTTAAAGATAGATGTACACAGGATCAAAGAGTGGTGTATATAGCGCTAACTGAAAAAGGTAAAGCAGTAATGAAGAAGGGAAAAGAAAAGATGGAGCAAATTCAATTTTCATTGGACAGCAAAAATCTTCAAAAGTTAAATAATCTATTAGAAGAACTTAGATCTTAA
- a CDS encoding alkene reductase, which translates to MNTNQALLKPIKIGDLTLKNRVIMAPMTRSRADNPDKIATAELQGTYYQQRASAGLIITEGSQVSEKAVGYINTPGIHTKAQTEGWKEVTKMVHDEGGKIFIQLWHVGRISHPDFHNGELPHAPSALNPEAKSFTPDGFKETVTPKEMTVEDIKQTVQDFKNAAANAWEAGFDGVEIHSSNGYLLHQFFSSTSNIRDDEYGGSIENRAKILFEIIDEIKQVMPENRIGLRLNPSLHGIFGMTLNEETIPTFDYIIEKLNEYDLAYLHLSEPFNDVSDVEGAVTEIAKRYRPMYKGNLMINAHFDRESGNKVIEDGDADMVAYGKPYISNPDLVERFESGGELAEFNTDTFYTPGYKGYTDYPKLQEVEN; encoded by the coding sequence ATGAATACAAATCAAGCATTACTAAAACCTATTAAAATAGGAGATTTAACACTAAAAAATAGAGTCATTATGGCTCCGATGACAAGAAGTAGAGCCGATAATCCTGATAAAATAGCTACTGCAGAATTACAAGGGACCTATTATCAGCAAAGAGCTTCTGCTGGATTAATCATTACTGAAGGTTCTCAAGTTTCAGAAAAGGCTGTGGGATATATTAACACACCAGGTATCCACACAAAAGCACAAACAGAAGGATGGAAAGAGGTTACCAAAATGGTGCATGATGAAGGTGGTAAAATATTTATTCAACTTTGGCATGTAGGCCGGATATCGCATCCTGATTTTCACAATGGAGAACTACCACATGCTCCTTCAGCTCTTAATCCTGAAGCAAAATCATTTACTCCAGATGGCTTCAAAGAAACCGTTACTCCAAAAGAGATGACTGTAGAAGACATTAAGCAAACTGTACAGGATTTCAAAAATGCAGCTGCCAATGCATGGGAAGCAGGATTTGATGGAGTTGAAATTCATTCATCAAATGGTTATTTATTGCATCAATTCTTTAGTTCTACCTCTAATATTCGTGACGATGAATATGGAGGTTCTATAGAAAACAGAGCCAAGATACTTTTTGAAATAATTGATGAGATTAAACAGGTGATGCCTGAAAACAGAATTGGATTAAGATTAAATCCTTCCTTACATGGTATTTTCGGTATGACTTTAAATGAAGAAACGATTCCAACTTTCGATTACATCATTGAAAAATTGAATGAGTATGATTTAGCTTATTTACACTTATCAGAACCTTTCAATGATGTATCAGATGTAGAAGGAGCCGTTACTGAAATAGCCAAACGATACCGACCAATGTACAAAGGCAACTTGATGATCAACGCACATTTCGACAGGGAATCGGGTAATAAAGTAATTGAAGATGGAGATGCAGATATGGTGGCTTATGGAAAGCCTTACATCTCAAACCCTGATTTGGTAGAACGCTTTGAGAGCGGTGGTGAGCTTGCAGAATTTAACACTGATACTTTCTATACGCCTGGTTATAAAGGTTATACAGATTATCCGAAATTACAGGAAGTAGAAAATTAA
- a CDS encoding chitobiase/beta-hexosaminidase C-terminal domain-containing protein has product MRKMNFLRVLILLPLAFTACTTDENSDEVVLKLDPVNFSVDEGSYQEPLTIDLSSDESGSTILYSIDASLEDNSQVYNDPLVLSESGTYIVRAKTIKSGFEDSDIVQKTYTLNIQSSACLLKKIQHDDRYYDSIVYNNQNKVTGTYRVYSSYVNFTRLDYDGDTVKMYTSRDNASIDNISNSFDEDGMFVQNSDNLLQAVLFNGQTDPYEEFNYNENNKLNYALRGEVSPKDSLIFNYTGENLTEIIVFYRSNETSEVFSATHDDKINPFYNNFFLSLQAGSDDVFSYFRLFSQNNVKSISSQEDTYNQTYIYNEYDFPITWTKGGFTYHLSYNNCN; this is encoded by the coding sequence ATGAGAAAAATGAATTTTTTAAGAGTACTAATTTTATTGCCCTTGGCATTTACTGCTTGTACAACTGATGAAAATAGTGACGAGGTTGTCTTGAAACTTGACCCAGTTAATTTTTCGGTTGACGAAGGTAGCTATCAAGAGCCGCTTACAATTGATCTTTCATCAGACGAAAGTGGATCTACAATACTATACAGTATTGATGCATCACTTGAAGATAATTCTCAGGTTTACAACGACCCTTTAGTGCTATCTGAAAGTGGTACGTATATCGTACGGGCTAAGACTATCAAATCTGGATTTGAAGACAGTGACATTGTTCAGAAAACATATACATTGAATATTCAATCTAGTGCTTGCTTACTGAAGAAAATACAGCACGATGACAGATATTATGACAGTATTGTATATAATAATCAAAATAAAGTTACAGGAACTTATAGAGTTTATTCTAGTTATGTAAACTTTACAAGACTTGATTATGATGGTGATACCGTAAAAATGTATACTTCTCGTGATAACGCCTCGATTGACAATATATCGAATTCATTCGATGAAGATGGGATGTTTGTACAGAATAGTGACAACCTACTTCAGGCAGTTCTTTTTAATGGACAAACAGACCCATATGAGGAATTTAATTATAACGAAAATAATAAATTAAATTACGCTTTACGAGGAGAAGTATCTCCGAAAGACTCTCTTATTTTTAATTACACTGGTGAAAACTTAACAGAGATAATAGTTTTTTATCGTAGCAACGAGACTTCTGAAGTTTTCAGTGCAACGCATGATGACAAAATTAATCCGTTTTATAATAATTTCTTTCTAAGTTTACAGGCAGGAAGTGATGACGTATTTTCATATTTCAGGCTCTTTAGTCAAAATAATGTAAAATCAATCTCTAGTCAAGAGGACACCTATAATCAAACTTACATTTATAATGAATATGATTTTCCAATCACATGGACAAAAGGAGGTTTTACCTACCACTTGTCATATAATAATTGTAATTAA